The proteins below come from a single Xyrauchen texanus isolate HMW12.3.18 chromosome 1, RBS_HiC_50CHRs, whole genome shotgun sequence genomic window:
- the LOC127643195 gene encoding uncharacterized protein LOC127643195 — MSPLLSVLLSGFLSFQDIANGAEENAALWGKTSQTSVYYTLESKYAVDGDPTTRSETNTGSDPWWRVDLLNVYRVNRVTITNRNSGYYYRINGAVLRVGNYLDLYSNTICAVIPTIPSGVTSTFNCGGMEGRFVYIHIPGNNQILALCEVGVYGYLLGNLAIGGNVTQSSTYLSWFAGQAIDGNRGFNTQANTACSSTNNESNPWWRVDLNYAYIVNTVVISNIICCPERIIGAEIRIGNSLENNGNNNPICAVIPSIPADNSSKYSCGGMQGRYVNLIIPGNMKMLTLCEVEIYGEGPVFEHSFVRMRFSSKDDLTDPVMRDKILKQLESVLAKRGFPNATIRWSQTPKPEVIQETETRSCSTEN, encoded by the exons GTTTTCTCTCATTTCAAGACATAGCAAATGGAGCAGAAG AAAATGCAGCACTATGGGGAAAAACCAGTCAGACTTCAGTTTACTATACGCTTGAATCAAAATATGCTGTTGATGGTGATCCCACAACCAGGTCAGAAACCAACACAGGGAGTGACCCGTGGTGGAGAGTGGATCTACTGAATGTATACCGAGTGAACCGAGTGACCATCACTAACAGAAATAGCGGCTATTATTACAGGATAAATGGTGCAGTTCTTCGAGTTGGAAACTATCTTGACTTGTACAGTAACACCAT ATGTGCTGTAATTCCCACTATTCCATCTGGGGTCACGTCCACCTTCAATTGTGGTGGAATGGAGGGACGTTTTGTCTATATACATATTCCTGGAAATAACCAGATTCTTGCTCTCTGTGAAGTTGGAGTCTATGGGTATTTGTTAG GTAACTTGGCAATAGGAGGAAATGTTACACAGTCATCAACATATTTGTCCTGGTTTGCTGGACAGGCCATTGATGGCAATCGAGGTTTCAATACACAGGCGAATACAGCATGCTCTTCTACCAACAATGAGAGTAACCCATGGTGGAGGGTGGATTTGAATTATGCATACATAGTCAACACGGTGGTCATCTCTAATATAATTTGCTGTCCAGAACGAATAATTGGAGCTGAGATTCGTATTGGAAACTCCTTGGAGAACAACGGCAACAACAACCCCAT aTGTGCTGTTATTCCCAGTATTCCAGCTGATAATTCCTCCAAATACTCATGTGGTGGAATGCAGGGGCGTTATGTGAATCTGATCATTCCTGGAAATATGAAGATGCTCACGCTGTGTGAGGTGGAGATCTATGGAGAAG gTCCTGTTTTTGAACACTCTTTTGTAAGGATGCGCTTCAGCtccaaagatgatttgactgacCCTGTAATGAGAGACAAGATTCTTAAACAG TTGGAATCTGTTTTGGCAAAACGTGGATTTCCAAATGCGACGATCAGATGGTCTCAAACCCCGAAACCGGAAGTGATTCAGGAGACTGAAACAC gttCTTGCAGTACAGAAAACTAA